In Geopsychrobacter electrodiphilus DSM 16401, a single window of DNA contains:
- the dut gene encoding dUTP diphosphatase, which translates to MPNNPILQFKKINSAAILPAYMTELAAGMDICALPTETINLLPGARCLVPTGLAVAIEPGYEIQVRPRSGLALRHGITLVNSPGTIDADYRGEIGVIVINHGDAPFDISPGDRIAQLVVAPVVQSRITEVVELSQTVRGAGGFGHTGMNGITK; encoded by the coding sequence ATGCCAAACAACCCGATACTTCAATTTAAAAAAATCAATTCTGCTGCTATACTCCCGGCCTATATGACAGAATTAGCCGCTGGCATGGATATTTGTGCCTTGCCGACTGAAACGATCAATCTCCTCCCCGGTGCACGCTGCCTTGTCCCCACCGGGTTGGCAGTTGCTATCGAGCCAGGATATGAAATACAGGTCAGACCACGTTCTGGTTTGGCCTTGCGCCATGGGATCACGCTGGTAAACAGTCCGGGAACTATAGATGCTGATTATCGCGGTGAGATCGGTGTGATTGTTATTAATCATGGTGATGCCCCCTTCGATATTTCACCTGGAGATCGCATTGCGCAACTTGTTGTTGCACCAGTGGTACAATCGCGCATTACCGAAGTTGTCGAACTGTCTCAGACGGTCAGAGGGGCAGGAGGCTTTGGTCATACCGGAATGAATGGAATAACAAAATGA
- the infB gene encoding translation initiation factor IF-2 — protein MGTKRVYELAKEMGLENKELLAKLEEAGIEGKSHSSSLSDDELAALTHSKTPTEEKIEESRIKPGIIRRRRTVVNVPEPEPEVAPVVEAPVVAPNAEEVEPLVAKTATSVSDSDVGLVNEPEQPAVAKTKVKPTKETQSEVDALGKTPSQPVSPAAAEPLAESSANRAIILGRVELPKPAPPAQRRPSRPQDRPERAGRPEGAAARPGSARPTAHPGSARPSTHPGSARPASARPGGGSSLPNVMAPVAPPSEKEDTRSKRKKKSRNNSNESEADGRVSRRGRQVEVFEPSRMGQRRKLRKGEKALRKTEITISKAIKRVIRITDSITVGELAKRMGIKANEIISELMRQGTMVSINHPLDFETAVLIASEFSYEVENVAFDEDIAIAGTGDKASEELDENLQSRPPVVTIMGHVDHGKTSLLDAIREAKVTEGEAGGITQHIGAYDVELEGRKITFLDTPGHEAFTAMRARGAGVTDIVVLVVAADDGVMPQTKEAINHSKAAGVPIIVAINKVDKPDANPDRVKQELTEFELVPEEWGGVTIFVEVSAKAKTNIDTLLEMILLQAEILELKANPDKNARGSIVEARLDKGRGAVATVLVKEGTLKVGDHIVAGTQYGRVRSMTNAAGLAVKEAGPSFPVEVTGLAGVPHAGDLFHAVDNEKTAREVSMHRQQKQREIELSKTSKVSLEQLFAKMQEGEVEELAVIIKADVQGSVEAVRESLLKLTTSNCRLNVIHTGVGGINESDVTLANASNAIVLGFNVRPEVKAKALAESEEVDIRLYSVIYDAVNDIRDAMEGLLAPTLRERELGRVEVRDTFHVSRVGTIAGCYVTEGKILRNAQTRLVRDSVVVWEGKLHSLKRFKDDAKEVASGYECGIGLENYNDIKVGDIIEVFEIESVKTSL, from the coding sequence ATGGGTACCAAACGGGTATACGAACTGGCTAAGGAAATGGGCCTCGAAAATAAGGAACTGCTGGCCAAGTTGGAAGAGGCCGGAATTGAGGGAAAGTCCCACTCCAGTTCATTGTCTGATGATGAGCTTGCCGCTCTTACGCATTCGAAAACTCCAACTGAGGAAAAAATCGAGGAGAGCCGGATTAAGCCGGGAATCATTCGTCGGCGTCGAACAGTCGTGAATGTACCCGAACCCGAGCCTGAAGTTGCCCCTGTAGTGGAGGCGCCGGTCGTTGCCCCAAACGCTGAAGAGGTCGAACCCCTTGTGGCAAAAACTGCCACCAGCGTTTCCGATTCCGATGTTGGCCTTGTTAATGAACCGGAGCAACCTGCAGTAGCAAAGACAAAGGTTAAACCGACCAAGGAAACTCAATCGGAAGTCGATGCTCTTGGAAAAACCCCCAGCCAGCCTGTTTCACCTGCGGCTGCTGAGCCCCTGGCTGAATCCAGTGCCAATCGAGCTATTATCCTCGGTCGGGTCGAGTTGCCTAAGCCTGCGCCTCCGGCGCAAAGACGGCCATCCCGGCCGCAGGATCGCCCCGAGCGCGCAGGACGTCCAGAAGGTGCCGCCGCTCGTCCCGGCTCTGCGAGACCTACCGCACATCCTGGATCTGCAAGACCTTCGACACATCCTGGCTCTGCAAGACCGGCATCTGCACGACCCGGTGGTGGATCATCATTACCGAATGTTATGGCCCCGGTTGCGCCGCCTTCTGAAAAAGAGGATACACGGAGTAAACGGAAGAAAAAGTCACGTAACAATAGTAATGAATCTGAGGCTGATGGACGTGTTTCTCGTCGTGGCCGCCAGGTGGAGGTTTTCGAGCCTTCCCGTATGGGCCAGCGGCGTAAATTGAGAAAGGGTGAAAAAGCCCTGCGCAAAACTGAAATTACGATCAGCAAGGCGATTAAGCGGGTCATCCGGATTACCGATTCCATTACGGTGGGTGAGTTGGCCAAACGGATGGGCATCAAGGCAAATGAAATTATTTCTGAATTGATGCGTCAGGGAACGATGGTTTCCATTAACCATCCGCTTGATTTTGAAACTGCGGTTCTGATCGCTTCTGAATTTAGCTATGAAGTAGAGAACGTAGCATTTGACGAAGATATTGCAATCGCCGGCACCGGTGATAAAGCATCAGAGGAGCTTGATGAGAATCTTCAGTCACGTCCTCCTGTTGTTACAATTATGGGTCACGTTGACCATGGTAAAACCAGCTTGCTTGATGCCATTCGTGAGGCAAAAGTTACTGAAGGCGAAGCAGGAGGCATCACCCAGCATATTGGTGCGTATGATGTTGAGCTTGAAGGTCGTAAAATTACATTTTTAGATACTCCTGGTCACGAAGCTTTTACCGCAATGCGAGCGCGTGGTGCGGGTGTGACAGATATCGTTGTGCTGGTTGTCGCAGCGGATGATGGCGTCATGCCGCAAACTAAAGAGGCAATAAATCACTCTAAGGCGGCCGGTGTCCCGATCATTGTTGCGATCAATAAAGTTGATAAACCTGACGCAAACCCTGACCGGGTCAAGCAAGAATTGACCGAATTTGAACTCGTTCCTGAAGAATGGGGTGGAGTTACTATCTTTGTCGAAGTCTCTGCCAAGGCCAAAACGAACATTGATACGCTGCTTGAAATGATTCTGCTTCAGGCTGAGATCTTAGAACTTAAAGCCAATCCAGATAAGAATGCGCGCGGATCTATCGTCGAAGCACGTCTTGATAAGGGTCGCGGAGCAGTGGCGACGGTCCTTGTTAAAGAAGGAACGCTTAAGGTCGGAGACCATATCGTTGCTGGTACCCAGTATGGTCGTGTTCGTTCTATGACGAATGCCGCGGGGCTTGCTGTCAAAGAAGCTGGACCGTCTTTTCCGGTAGAGGTTACCGGGCTTGCGGGTGTTCCTCATGCAGGAGATCTCTTTCATGCGGTTGATAATGAAAAAACCGCACGTGAGGTTTCGATGCACCGTCAGCAGAAACAACGCGAAATTGAACTTTCAAAGACCAGTAAGGTCTCGCTTGAGCAACTCTTTGCTAAAATGCAAGAAGGCGAAGTTGAGGAGTTGGCAGTCATCATTAAAGCCGATGTCCAGGGCTCAGTCGAGGCTGTTCGTGAATCGCTTTTGAAGTTAACCACCAGTAATTGTCGTCTTAACGTGATCCACACAGGTGTCGGCGGAATCAATGAATCAGATGTGACGTTGGCGAATGCTTCGAATGCCATAGTTCTTGGATTTAACGTTCGTCCTGAGGTTAAGGCTAAGGCCCTGGCTGAAAGTGAAGAGGTTGATATTCGTCTTTATAGCGTCATTTATGATGCTGTAAATGATATACGAGATGCTATGGAAGGGCTCTTGGCTCCGACTCTGCGTGAAAGGGAACTTGGCCGTGTTGAGGTGCGGGACACTTTCCATGTTTCACGTGTCGGCACTATCGCAGGTTGTTACGTGACTGAGGGTAAGATTCTGCGTAATGCCCAGACTCGGTTGGTGCGGGATAGCGTTGTTGTGTGGGAAGGGAAGCTTCATTCTCTCAAGCGTTTCAAAGATGACGCTAAAGAGGTCGCGAGTGGTTACGAGTGCGGTATAGGTCTTGAAAATTACAATGATATTAAGGTTGGAGATATCATTGAAGTGTTCGAAATTGAATCTGTTAAGACCAGCCTCTAG
- the nusA gene encoding transcription termination factor NusA has product MVGNLNHIIDQVVKDKGIARGVLVEALESAVLSAANKKYRNTRDLEAHFNQEIGEVEVFEFVTVVDEVVDSYKEIDLGEAKEVDPEVEVGDSLGMMLEASGFSRIAAQTAKQVIIQKVREAEREGVFNEFKDRIGEVVNGIVRRYERGDLIVDLGRAEALLPSREQVPRENYRQSDRVRAYISEVKMSTKGPQIILSRTHPGLLISLFKSEVPEVAEGIVEIKGAVREPGNRAKIAVVSHDVDVDPVGACVGMRGSRVQNVVTELRGERIDIIPWSPDTARFACAALAPAEVSRVYIDEDGKSLEVIVPDDQLSLAIGKKGQNVRLAAMLIGWKIDIKSETRAKEEEQEEVVPDNEVVSEAEENDTAVNVVENSGEDVVDEDQD; this is encoded by the coding sequence ATGGTGGGTAACCTGAATCACATCATCGATCAGGTGGTTAAAGACAAGGGCATTGCGCGCGGCGTTTTGGTCGAAGCGCTAGAGTCAGCCGTCCTGAGCGCCGCCAATAAAAAATATCGCAATACGCGCGATCTGGAAGCTCACTTCAACCAAGAAATCGGCGAAGTCGAGGTCTTTGAATTCGTGACAGTTGTTGACGAGGTTGTAGACTCCTACAAGGAGATCGATCTGGGAGAAGCCAAAGAAGTTGATCCCGAGGTCGAGGTTGGTGATTCCCTGGGGATGATGCTTGAAGCTAGCGGCTTCAGTCGTATTGCTGCCCAGACCGCGAAGCAGGTCATTATTCAGAAAGTTCGTGAAGCCGAACGCGAGGGTGTTTTTAACGAATTTAAAGACCGCATCGGTGAGGTTGTTAACGGGATAGTGCGCCGATATGAGCGTGGTGATCTTATTGTCGATCTCGGTCGTGCCGAGGCTCTGCTTCCTTCGCGAGAGCAGGTGCCTCGTGAAAATTATCGCCAGTCAGATCGTGTCCGAGCTTATATCTCTGAAGTGAAGATGTCGACCAAGGGGCCGCAGATTATTCTTTCCCGGACCCATCCAGGGTTGCTGATCTCTCTCTTTAAATCTGAAGTACCAGAGGTTGCCGAGGGGATTGTTGAGATCAAGGGCGCGGTGCGTGAACCAGGGAATCGGGCTAAAATTGCAGTTGTCTCACATGATGTCGATGTCGATCCAGTTGGTGCTTGCGTCGGGATGCGTGGTTCACGTGTGCAGAATGTGGTCACTGAACTCCGCGGTGAGCGGATCGATATTATCCCATGGAGTCCTGACACGGCGCGGTTTGCCTGCGCTGCGTTGGCGCCCGCTGAAGTCTCTCGTGTCTACATCGATGAAGACGGTAAGTCTCTTGAGGTTATTGTTCCGGATGACCAACTGTCACTGGCGATCGGCAAGAAAGGCCAAAACGTCCGTCTTGCGGCTATGCTAATTGGCTGGAAAATCGATATCAAGAGTGAGACACGGGCAAAAGAAGAAGAACAGGAAGAGGTCGTTCCCGATAATGAGGTTGTCAGCGAGGCAGAAGAGAACGATACTGCTGTGAACGTTGTTGAAAATTCGGGAGAAGATGTTGTCGATGAGGACCAGGATTGA
- a CDS encoding DUF448 domain-containing protein, producing the protein MSKRCREPERTCIACRTSQPQAALLRYVLSPQHQLLVDYRHKLPGRGIYTCFELDCIRNAIERKQFQRGLKVDHQPVTVDEIVASILETLRQRIENLLGMARKSSQVVSGSEAVINGLRKKDGLVFVLLSDDVSSGIAEKLLPVAKRQSIEVFQMFSKGRIGEILGKGERSVAALHAGKLAVAMKLEVQRYKRMSREN; encoded by the coding sequence TTGAGCAAACGTTGCAGAGAGCCTGAACGAACTTGTATCGCTTGTCGAACATCGCAACCGCAAGCAGCGTTGCTTCGATATGTCTTGTCTCCACAGCACCAATTGTTAGTCGATTACCGGCATAAGTTACCGGGACGAGGAATATATACCTGTTTCGAACTTGATTGCATCCGTAATGCCATTGAGCGCAAGCAGTTTCAACGTGGGTTAAAGGTCGATCATCAGCCGGTGACGGTGGACGAGATCGTTGCCTCCATCCTTGAAACCCTGCGGCAGAGGATAGAAAATCTGCTTGGGATGGCTCGTAAATCCAGTCAGGTGGTTTCGGGGAGCGAGGCCGTTATTAATGGACTTAGAAAAAAAGACGGCCTGGTCTTTGTTCTATTGAGCGATGATGTTTCCTCTGGTATAGCTGAAAAGCTTCTGCCCGTGGCCAAAAGACAGTCAATAGAAGTTTTTCAGATGTTTAGCAAGGGCAGGATAGGTGAGATTTTGGGGAAGGGTGAGCGCAGCGTTGCTGCTTTGCACGCCGGAAAACTGGCTGTTGCAATGAAGCTCGAAGTGCAACGTTATAAGCGGATGTCAAGGGAGAATTGA
- the rpsO gene encoding 30S ribosomal protein S15, which produces MLGTERKQEIIEQYKRHEGDTGSPEVQIALLTERITYLTDHFKTHKKDHHSRRGLLKMVGQRRRLLDYLIKQDVEGYRSIIKALGIRR; this is translated from the coding sequence GTGCTTGGCACAGAACGCAAACAAGAAATCATTGAACAGTACAAGCGTCACGAAGGTGATACCGGTTCCCCGGAAGTGCAAATTGCTCTTCTTACCGAGCGGATTACCTATCTAACTGATCATTTTAAGACTCACAAAAAAGATCACCATTCACGTCGGGGCCTGCTGAAAATGGTCGGTCAGCGACGTCGCTTGCTCGATTATCTGATCAAGCAGGACGTTGAGGGCTATCGTTCGATCATCAAAGCTCTCGGTATCCGCCGTTAA
- the truB gene encoding tRNA pseudouridine(55) synthase TruB — translation MHGLLLLDKPAGLSSFDVVRQVRRHFKTRKVGHAGTLDPLATGVLPVAIGEGTKLLQFLLAENKSYRATMRLGVTTDTLDSEGVELSRHEVPESVMTDLPGVFAKFTGVIEQIPPMFSALKRNGVPLYKLARAGEVVEREARRVSIERLDLISTQLPDVTIEVDCTKGTYIRTLCADIGEALGCGAHVVALRRLRTGQYPIENCLPLEQLSEVGDVTQHPSFLSVGDALFDRPAVELSAVAMSRLRNGVPPEIDGVMNALTAKDGELVRLFYDGILQAIARFAPERQNDKRGDFELIRIFNC, via the coding sequence ATGCACGGACTTTTGTTGCTGGATAAACCGGCAGGGCTTTCATCTTTTGATGTTGTCCGTCAGGTACGGCGTCATTTCAAGACCCGTAAGGTCGGACACGCCGGAACTCTCGATCCGCTGGCAACCGGCGTTCTACCGGTCGCTATTGGTGAAGGAACTAAACTTCTGCAATTTCTCCTGGCAGAGAATAAGTCTTATCGTGCGACCATGCGCCTTGGTGTCACGACCGATACCCTTGATTCAGAGGGGGTTGAACTCAGCAGGCATGAAGTTCCTGAGTCTGTAATGACTGATCTGCCAGGGGTTTTTGCGAAATTTACAGGGGTAATAGAACAGATTCCTCCAATGTTCTCGGCCTTGAAACGCAATGGCGTACCGCTCTACAAGCTGGCACGGGCAGGCGAAGTTGTAGAACGTGAAGCTCGGCGTGTCAGCATTGAGCGTCTGGATTTAATCAGTACTCAATTGCCGGATGTGACGATCGAAGTTGATTGCACCAAAGGCACCTATATTCGCACCCTATGTGCCGATATCGGAGAGGCTCTCGGGTGCGGTGCTCATGTCGTAGCTTTGCGTCGATTACGCACCGGACAATATCCGATTGAAAACTGCCTTCCCCTGGAGCAGTTAAGCGAAGTTGGTGATGTGACTCAACATCCATCTTTTCTGTCGGTAGGCGATGCTTTGTTTGATCGTCCGGCTGTAGAGCTTTCAGCAGTTGCAATGTCACGTCTGAGGAACGGTGTTCCTCCCGAAATAGACGGAGTTATGAATGCTCTCACGGCGAAAGACGGAGAGCTGGTCCGGCTGTTTTATGATGGAATATTGCAGGCAATCGCGCGTTTTGCTCCGGAACGTCAGAATGATAAACGGGGCGATTTTGAATTGATAAGAATTTTTAATTGCTAG
- a CDS encoding YbeD family protein, with protein sequence MTETTNPEDLLEFPCHFTFKAMGVSGELFVKGITAAARNYAAVPQDAISIRPSRNGNYQSVSIIVCLKNYQQLKDIYAGMKEVAGLKMLL encoded by the coding sequence ATGACTGAAACAACAAATCCTGAAGATTTGTTGGAGTTTCCCTGCCATTTTACTTTCAAGGCAATGGGCGTAAGTGGTGAACTTTTTGTGAAGGGCATAACTGCAGCGGCTAGAAATTATGCAGCAGTGCCACAAGATGCGATTAGTATCCGTCCGAGTCGCAATGGGAACTATCAGTCTGTCTCAATTATTGTGTGTCTGAAAAATTATCAACAGCTCAAAGATATATACGCTGGCATGAAAGAGGTCGCAGGCCTGAAAATGTTGCTTTAA
- a CDS encoding L-threonylcarbamoyladenylate synthase codes for MRHKINPDNPQLRLIRHVVDSLRQGGVIIYPTDTTYGLGCDIFNPKGIKKIYQIKQRDPRKPFSFICSDLTEVANYAHVSNFAFRILKRHLPGPYTFILEASKVVPDSLTTRQKTVGIRIPDNTISRMIVQELGHPLVTTSANISGENVIQDPEIIDPRIERLVDVIVDGGPSMGKESSVISLIGDRIEVLREGAGDLSWID; via the coding sequence ATGCGGCACAAGATAAACCCGGATAATCCACAACTGCGCCTTATCCGCCATGTTGTTGATAGTCTGCGGCAGGGTGGCGTTATCATTTATCCGACCGACACAACTTACGGCTTGGGATGCGACATTTTTAACCCTAAGGGGATCAAGAAAATCTACCAGATCAAACAACGTGATCCGCGTAAACCCTTCTCATTTATCTGTAGTGATCTGACCGAGGTCGCAAATTATGCTCATGTGAGTAATTTTGCCTTTCGTATTTTAAAGCGTCATTTGCCAGGCCCTTACACTTTTATTCTGGAAGCATCTAAGGTTGTGCCGGATTCACTAACCACCCGGCAGAAGACGGTGGGAATCCGCATCCCCGACAATACTATCTCCCGCATGATTGTTCAGGAGCTTGGTCATCCACTGGTGACAACCAGTGCCAATATCTCCGGGGAAAATGTCATTCAGGACCCTGAAATTATCGACCCGCGCATAGAAAGACTGGTCGATGTCATTGTCGATGGCGGTCCGTCCATGGGAAAAGAGTCCTCGGTCATCAGCCTGATCGGTGATCGAATTGAAGTTTTGCGTGAAGGCGCTGGCGACCTCTCCTGGATCGATTAA
- the pnp gene encoding polyribonucleotide nucleotidyltransferase, protein MAYHKVEIDFNGQPLTIETGKVARQADGAVIVTYGETKVLCTVVSARKMREGQDFFPLTVNYAEKFYATGKIPGSFFRRERGSTERETLICRLIDRPMRPLFPKGYMFETQIMPSVISADCINDPDTLAMVAASTSVAISDIPFNGPIAAVRVGRVDGKLIANPTTEQKLLSDLEIVVSGSREAVMMVEGESDFFTEQEMLDAIFFGHEALQPLIEIQSQLAKLVGKTKREFLIAEVDAELATKVTKLAEAKVLEAVKIQAKQDRYAALAENRTAVKAQLAAEYEGREEEISSILGSVEKKVVRQMVTRDRIRIDGRDMKTIRPITCEIGVLPRAHGSAIFTRGETQALVTTTLGTGTDEQRMDNIQGMEFKKFMLHYNFPPFCVGETSMRLFPGRREIGHGMLAERSASKILPSHEVFPYTIRIVSDVLESNGSSSMASVCGASLSLMDAGVPVKEPIAGIAMGLIKEGDAVAILSDILGDEDHLGDMDFKVTGSANGITALQMDIKITGVTKEIMEGALEQAKEGRIHILGEMAKAISTSRDDLSAYAPRITTIKVKTDQVRTVIGSGGKNVRGIIDATGCAIDIKDDGTINIASSDGDAAKLAIKMIRDLTQEAEVGKLYEGTVRKIMEFGAFVEIYPGTDGLVHISELSKERVRTVNEVLNEGDKVLVKCIGVDKQGKIKLSRKEALDQKLPAEG, encoded by the coding sequence ATGGCTTATCACAAGGTAGAAATTGACTTTAACGGTCAACCGTTAACGATTGAAACTGGCAAGGTTGCACGTCAGGCTGACGGCGCTGTTATTGTTACTTATGGCGAAACCAAGGTTCTGTGTACCGTGGTTTCTGCTCGGAAAATGCGCGAAGGTCAGGATTTTTTCCCCCTGACTGTCAACTATGCCGAAAAATTTTACGCAACCGGTAAAATACCGGGGTCCTTTTTCAGACGTGAACGTGGTTCGACAGAGCGTGAAACTCTCATCTGTCGTCTGATCGACCGCCCGATGCGGCCGCTTTTCCCAAAAGGGTACATGTTTGAAACTCAAATCATGCCGTCGGTTATTTCGGCTGATTGCATCAATGATCCGGACACCTTGGCAATGGTTGCCGCTTCGACCTCGGTCGCGATTTCTGATATCCCATTTAACGGCCCGATAGCCGCTGTTCGGGTGGGTCGCGTCGATGGAAAACTTATCGCCAACCCGACAACTGAGCAAAAGCTGTTAAGCGATCTTGAAATTGTGGTCTCCGGTTCACGTGAAGCGGTCATGATGGTTGAAGGTGAATCAGATTTTTTCACCGAGCAGGAGATGCTTGATGCGATCTTCTTCGGGCATGAAGCGCTGCAACCGCTGATCGAAATTCAATCACAGTTGGCTAAGCTTGTTGGGAAAACCAAGCGTGAATTTTTGATCGCTGAAGTTGATGCCGAACTGGCTACCAAGGTTACGAAACTCGCTGAGGCCAAGGTTCTTGAGGCCGTAAAAATTCAGGCGAAACAGGATCGTTACGCTGCGCTGGCTGAAAACCGCACTGCGGTCAAAGCTCAGCTTGCTGCTGAATATGAGGGTCGGGAAGAGGAGATTTCTTCTATCCTTGGTTCTGTTGAGAAGAAGGTCGTGAGGCAGATGGTGACCCGCGACAGAATCCGGATTGACGGTCGCGATATGAAGACTATCCGTCCGATTACCTGCGAGATTGGTGTTCTTCCGCGCGCACATGGGAGTGCGATTTTTACCCGAGGTGAGACTCAGGCGCTGGTCACTACTACTCTCGGTACCGGAACAGACGAACAGCGGATGGACAATATCCAGGGGATGGAATTCAAAAAGTTCATGCTGCATTACAATTTTCCTCCGTTCTGCGTTGGTGAGACCAGCATGCGTCTTTTCCCGGGTCGGCGTGAAATTGGCCACGGAATGTTGGCGGAGCGCAGTGCTTCTAAAATTCTGCCGAGCCACGAAGTTTTCCCTTACACAATCCGTATCGTTTCGGACGTCCTTGAATCTAATGGATCTTCTTCCATGGCTTCGGTCTGTGGGGCTTCACTCTCCCTAATGGATGCGGGTGTACCGGTTAAAGAACCGATCGCCGGTATTGCGATGGGACTGATCAAAGAAGGCGATGCAGTCGCGATTCTGTCAGACATCCTTGGTGATGAAGATCATCTGGGCGATATGGACTTCAAGGTGACCGGCTCTGCAAACGGCATTACTGCTCTGCAGATGGATATCAAGATCACCGGTGTGACTAAAGAGATCATGGAAGGCGCGCTTGAACAGGCGAAAGAAGGTCGGATTCATATTCTGGGTGAAATGGCTAAGGCCATCAGCACTTCGCGGGATGATCTGTCGGCTTACGCTCCACGTATCACTACGATCAAGGTAAAAACTGATCAGGTGCGCACGGTTATCGGTTCGGGCGGTAAGAACGTGCGTGGCATTATTGACGCCACCGGCTGCGCTATCGATATCAAGGATGATGGCACGATCAATATCGCCTCGAGTGATGGTGACGCCGCTAAATTAGCGATCAAGATGATCCGTGATCTGACCCAGGAAGCCGAGGTCGGCAAACTTTACGAAGGAACCGTCCGTAAAATTATGGAATTCGGTGCTTTCGTTGAGATTTACCCAGGGACTGATGGTCTGGTGCATATTTCTGAACTGTCCAAGGAACGTGTTCGCACTGTGAACGAAGTCCTGAATGAAGGGGACAAGGTTCTGGTTAAATGTATTGGAGTTGATAAACAGGGCAAAATCAAACTTTCGCGTAAGGAAGCTCTTGATCAGAAGTTGCCTGCAGAAGGCTGA
- a CDS encoding DHH family phosphoesterase: MITEIIKQIDGGQRFLVCAHSSPDGDAIGSTLGLMLGLEKLGKEVVAYNADGVPDTLRFLPGADRLVTDLSDQPAFDCVFVLDAGDLKRTIDPVAERAPVLVNIDHHPGSTFGTICYLDVTAAATAVMIYRLFKACNLTLDTDIALALYTGLLSDTGSFRYSNSNAEAFAVGGELVAFGINPWDVASALYESQPPERMKLLSLVLATLHISTDHKYASVAMSLDMLQEAGALPEHSESFVNYPRAISGVEVAVFFRQVDPTKVKLSFRSRGRIDVSCLANQLGGGGHKNAAGGEMSGSLESVVPQVHSLLETLLN, translated from the coding sequence ATGATCACTGAAATTATTAAACAGATTGACGGTGGGCAGCGCTTTCTGGTTTGTGCCCATTCCAGTCCCGATGGTGATGCCATCGGGTCGACTTTAGGCCTTATGCTTGGCCTTGAAAAGCTGGGCAAAGAAGTTGTCGCCTATAATGCCGATGGTGTTCCAGATACACTACGTTTTCTTCCGGGAGCCGACCGCCTCGTCACGGACCTTTCTGATCAGCCCGCCTTTGATTGCGTCTTTGTGCTTGATGCCGGTGATTTAAAAAGAACCATTGACCCGGTGGCAGAACGTGCTCCGGTGCTGGTCAATATTGACCATCATCCAGGTTCAACGTTCGGTACGATTTGCTATCTGGATGTCACTGCTGCAGCGACAGCAGTGATGATCTATCGCTTGTTTAAAGCTTGCAACCTCACCCTGGATACCGATATCGCCCTGGCGCTCTATACCGGACTACTTTCAGACACGGGATCTTTTCGGTATTCCAACTCGAATGCTGAGGCCTTTGCGGTCGGCGGTGAACTGGTCGCTTTCGGGATTAATCCTTGGGATGTTGCTAGCGCACTCTATGAGAGTCAACCTCCTGAACGGATGAAGCTATTATCACTGGTGTTGGCAACCCTGCATATTTCGACCGATCATAAATATGCTTCTGTTGCGATGTCCCTCGATATGTTGCAGGAGGCAGGGGCATTGCCTGAGCATTCTGAGAGTTTTGTAAATTATCCCCGTGCTATTTCAGGCGTTGAAGTTGCAGTTTTTTTTCGTCAGGTTGATCCAACCAAGGTCAAGTTGAGCTTCCGTTCTCGCGGTCGTATTGACGTCAGCTGCCTGGCGAATCAATTAGGCGGCGGTGGTCATAAAAATGCCGCTGGTGGTGAGATGTCAGGTTCTCTTGAGTCGGTTGTCCCCCAAGTTCATTCTCTTCTAGAAACCCTTCTTAATTGA
- the rbfA gene encoding 30S ribosome-binding factor RbfA, with protein sequence MSSYRPERVAGQMHKIVSEMLLSGEIKDPRVALITLTEVNVTRDLSLARIYYTCLGDEAQKQEAAEGLNKVAPFVRRLLGQQMKLRHIPEIRFEYDKSSDTGRRIEELLREADSENKHDH encoded by the coding sequence TTGAGTAGTTATCGTCCCGAACGTGTTGCCGGTCAGATGCATAAGATAGTTTCTGAGATGCTGTTGAGCGGCGAAATTAAGGATCCGCGGGTTGCTTTGATCACCCTGACTGAAGTCAATGTGACCCGTGACTTGAGCTTGGCCCGTATTTATTACACCTGCCTTGGTGATGAGGCCCAAAAGCAGGAGGCAGCAGAGGGGCTCAACAAGGTCGCTCCCTTTGTTCGCCGGTTGCTGGGCCAACAGATGAAGCTTCGGCACATTCCGGAAATTCGTTTTGAATATGATAAATCCTCGGATACCGGGCGGCGCATCGAAGAACTTTTGCGCGAAGCTGACTCTGAAAATAAGCATGATCACTGA